GGCATTTCGGCGGACAGGTGCCGATGTTGCCCGTCCATGTGATGGTCGACCGCCGCCGCGCGCTGCATGTCGAGGCGATGCAGCGCCACCCCGACTGGCCCGCGATCCCGATGGCGAGCGCAGTGGAAAACGCGACCGCGCGCCGCCTGCCCGTCGGCGCCGCCGCCCCGCGCAGCCCGGTGACGGCGGCGTTCACGCATCTGTGGCGCCGGATCGAGCGGACCGCGGGATAGGGATGACGGCGACGCTCGATCTGCCGCAACTGCTGGCCGCCTATGCGATCGGCGCGTTTCCGATGGCGGACAGCCGCGACGCCGACAGCATCTATTGGGTGGAGCCGCGGCGGCGCGCGATCCTGCCGCTGGACGGTTTCCACCTGTCGCGATCGCTGCGGAAGACCATCGCGGGGGATCGCTTCCGCGTCACCGCGGATGCCGCGTTCGACCGCATCATCGCGCTGTGCGCGGAGGCGGTCGAGAACCGTCCCGACACCTGGATCAACGCCACGATCGAGGAGGCCTTTCGCCGGCTCCACGGCCTGGGGCTCGCGCATTCGATCGAATGCTGGGACGGGGAGCGGCTGGTCGGCGGTCTCTACGGCCTGGCGCTGGGGCGCGCCTTCTTCGGCGAGAGCATGGTCAGCCGCGCCGCCGATGCGTCGAAGGTGGCCATCGCGGCGCTGGTGGCGCGGTTGCGCGTCGGCGGGTTCACCTTGCTCGACTGCCAGTTCATGACCGACCATCTCGCGACGCTGGGCGCGCGCGAGATCGACCGCCGCGACTACATGGCGTTGCTGGGTGCGGCGCTCTCGGCCACCGGCTCGTCCGCGGCGGCGTCCTCCTCATTGGCCGGAGCCGCCTCGGCGGGGGCGGACTTCCGCGCGCTGGATGCCGCCGCGGGCGCGGACGGCGCGGTGCCGGGGAAGGTCATCGTGCAGGCCTTGACCCAGACGTCGTAGACCGGGTGCAGCACGACGTTGTACGCGGGCCGCTCCTTGTAGAGCCAGCCGGAGAAGGCGCGGCGCCAATGGCCGTCGATCCCGCGCACGTCGAGCTGGACGAAGCCGCCGGTCAGCTGCTCGGGTTCCCACGGCGCGGTCCGCTCGCAGGCGCGCAGGCGGATCACGACGTCGCCGACGCGCATCGCCTGCCCCGGCTTCATCGTCACGTCGCGGCCGACGCCGTTGCGCTTGTTGAGGAGCCCGAGCGTGGCGACGCGCTGCGCCATCGGAGTCGCGCCCGCGTCGACCGCCGCCGTGTCGTCGCCGGCGACCTGGACCACGTCGCGCCCGGCCTCCGCCGGGGGCGGCGCGTCGGGCACCGCCTTGCTGACGACGCGGGTATTCGCGCGCGAACCGTCACCGCCGCCGGTCAGCCGTATTCCCAGCAGGTTCGTGGCCGCGAAGCCGGCGCCTGCCAATGCCACCACCACCAGCCCGCCGATCGCGAGCGGGCGGTTCATGCGTCGGGGTTCCACGCCTCGTAATCGCCGGTCGCGGACGCCCGCGCGCCGCCCTTCTCCAGCGCGCCGGACGGGCGATAGGCGAGCGCGGTGCCGGTCATGTTGGGCACGGGCGGCTTCTGCCAGGCGCGCGGCGGGGGCAGCGCCTGGTCGGGCACGTCGTCGATCTGGCGATGGAGCCAGCTGTACCATTCGGGCGGGATGCGGCTGACGTCGTTGGCGCCGCTGTAGATCACCCAGCGGCGCG
The sequence above is drawn from the Sphingomonas adhaesiva genome and encodes:
- the aat gene encoding leucyl/phenylalanyl-tRNA--protein transferase — encoded protein: MTATLDLPQLLAAYAIGAFPMADSRDADSIYWVEPRRRAILPLDGFHLSRSLRKTIAGDRFRVTADAAFDRIIALCAEAVENRPDTWINATIEEAFRRLHGLGLAHSIECWDGERLVGGLYGLALGRAFFGESMVSRAADASKVAIAALVARLRVGGFTLLDCQFMTDHLATLGAREIDRRDYMALLGAALSATGSSAAASSSLAGAASAGADFRALDAAAGADGAVPGKVIVQALTQTS
- a CDS encoding NADH:ubiquinone oxidoreductase subunit NDUFA12, which codes for MGINLNPFTWWNGATVGTIIYGLRGKRQVGEDSLGNTYWIGGRDTAGEPRRWVIYSGANDVSRIPPEWYSWLHRQIDDVPDQALPPPRAWQKPPVPNMTGTALAYRPSGALEKGGARASATGDYEAWNPDA